From Cygnus atratus isolate AKBS03 ecotype Queensland, Australia chromosome 1, CAtr_DNAZoo_HiC_assembly, whole genome shotgun sequence, the proteins below share one genomic window:
- the LOC118244925 gene encoding zinc finger protein 239-like, which yields MPARSQGFLIAEPDVNAQMDQGEEQDHEVLEEMHMGGEVGHLRDHFTSADQQDMLAVVARGGEQQLGDGHGSQHVSSEAQRGDYRAAEEAKLPCSAISLVKRQEGGVAAASRRAHRAERPTICSECGKGFSRSIHLIQHQRMHTGERPFLCGECGKGFSQSSHLIQHRRVHTGQKPYTCTECGKSFSQSSNLLKHQRIHTGLKPYVCSECGKIFSDSSTCIKHQRMHTGERPYKCPACGKCFSQQSHLLQHQRAHDGIRPYSCGQCGKRFGQSSDLINHARTHTGEKPYKCSQCGRGFSGNSNLIKHTRIHTGEQPYRCTQCGECFRFQPQLVRHQKHHTE from the exons GATTCCTGATTGCTGAACCTGACGTAAATGCCCAGATGGACCAAGGAGAAGAACAAGATCATGAGGTGCTGGAAGAGATGCATATGG gTGGTGAGGTAGGTCACCTTCGGGACCACTTCACAAGCGCAGATCAGCAGGACATGTTGGCGGTGGTGGCCAGAGGAGGAGAGCAACAGTTGGGTGATGGCCACGGAAGTCAGCACGTCTCCTCAGAGGCACAGCGAGGTGACTATAGGGCGGCAGAGGAGGCTAAGTTGCCTTGCTCTGCCATCAGCCTGGTGAAAAGACAGGAGggaggggtggcagcagcctCACGGCGGGCCCATCGCGCAGAGCGGCCCACCATCTGCTCCGAGTGTGGCAAGGGCTTCAGCCGCAGCATCCACCTCATCCAGCACCAGCGAATGCACACCGGGGAGCGCCCGTTCCTGTGTGGAGAGTGCGGCAAGGGCTTCAGCCAGAGCTCCCATCTCATCCAGCACCGGCGGGTCCACACGGGCCAGAAGCCTTACACCTGCACGGAGTGTGGAAAGAGCTTCAGCCAGAGCTCCAACCTCCTGAAGCACCAGCGCATCCACACCGGGCTCAAACCCTACGTTTGCAGCGAGTGCGGGAAGATCTTCAGCGACAGCTCCACCTGCATCAAGCACCAGCGCATGCACACAGGTGAGCGGCCCTACAAGTGCCCAGCCTGCGGGAAATGCTTCAGCCAACAatcccacctcctccagcaccagcgAGCCCATGACGGCATCCGGCCTTACTCCTGCGGGCAGTGTGGCAAACGTTTTGGGCAGAGCTCTGACCTCATTAATCACGCTCGGACCCACACAGGTGAGAAGCCTTACAAATGCAGCCAGTGTGGCCGGGGCTTCAGCGGCAACTCCAACCTCATCAAGCATACCCGCATCCACACGGGCGAGCAGCCGTACCGCTGCACCCAGTGCGGGGAATGCTTTCGTTTCCAGCCCCAACTGGTGCGCCACCAGAAACACCACACGGAGTAG